A window of the Cicer arietinum cultivar CDC Frontier isolate Library 1 chromosome 6, Cicar.CDCFrontier_v2.0, whole genome shotgun sequence genome harbors these coding sequences:
- the LOC101496349 gene encoding uncharacterized protein: MRGAEVQSGYAVRGGNIYWGRKHLTDFKGIVVIFAWVSVPQTLLHDFVDLYSSFGWNSLVCYAHYLSAFNDESTVPLAFYVFDELVEVLRTRPCPVVFASFSAGSKACLYKLFQLSEGRCTAPLNLHDCQLLRNCVSGHIYDSGPLDVTSDFGLRFSLHPSIAKVRGPSKLVSWVAKSVASGLDALYLTRFESQSAEHWQALYSSVNFGAPFLILSSENDDLVRYQSIHDFAQRLRNLNGDVNLVNLRSSPHVGHYRHHPIQYRAAVAHLLEKAMSTYSRKVMLERERTGMDGTQDEISELICDLQKVAINSNESFRRVAVGPSDHFFLPSSAGHNNDRESGIPRDEQREEPVCVPSFPSMSAHSVLGQFLYDVCVPKNVEGWDVKFCGNLNGRPRASPPRHSPFRSIKRVGRSRL; the protein is encoded by the exons ATGCGTGGAGCTGAAGTTCAAAGTGGTTATGCCGTCAGAGGCGGTAATATCTACTGGGGAAGAAAACATCTAACTGATTTCAAAGGAATCGTTGTAATCTTTGCTTGGGTTTCCGTTCCACAAACCCTCTTACATGATTTCGTTGACCTTTATTCCTCTTTCGGATGGAATTCCCTTGTTTGTTATGCCCATTATCTATCCGC ATTCAATGATGAAAGCACTGTGCCATTGGCATTTTatgtttttgatgaacttgtcgag GTGCTGAGGACTAGGCCATGTCCTGTTGTATTTGCTTCTTTTTCTGCTGGGTCAAAAGCCTGTCTCTACAAATTATTTCAG CTTAGTGAAGGAAGATGTACAGCTCCACTCAACTTG CATGACTGTCAATTGCTTAGGAACTGTGTTTCTGGACATATATATGATTCTGGTCCTCTAGATGTTACAAGTGATTTTGGCTTGCGCTTTTCTCTACACCCTTCGATTGCAAAAGTGCGTGGACCATCAAAGCTTGTATCTTGGGTAGCAAAGTCTGTTGCATCTGGTTTAGATGCTTTGTACTTGACTAGATTTGAATCTCAATCAGCTGAACATTGGCAGGCTTTATATTCTTCTGTT AACTTTGGGGCTCCATTTCTCATTTTATCTTCAGAGAATGATGACCTAGTGAGATATCAAAGTATCCATGATTTTGCCCAACGATTACGCAATCTGAACGGTGATGTCAATCTTGTAAATCTAAGAAGTTCCCCTCATGTTG GTCATTACAGACATCATCCGATCCAATACAGAGCTGCTGTGGCCCATTTATTGGAGAAGGCCATGTCAACATATTCACGAAAAGTGATGCTTGAACGAGAAAGAACTGGTATGGACGGTACACAAGATGAGATATCCGAGTTAATCTGTGATTTGCAGAAAGTTGCAATTAATTCAAATGAGAGTTTTAGAAGAGTTGCAGTGGGGCCAAGTGACCACTTCTTTTTGCCTAGTTCAGCAGGACATAACAACGATAGAGAATCTGGGATTCCGCGCGACGAACAGAGAGAAGAACCTGTTTGTGTTCCCAGCTTCCCAAGCATGAGCGCTCACAGTGTCCTCGGTCAATTCCTTTATGACGTTTGTGTTCCTAAGAACGTAGAAGGTTGGGATGTGAAATTTTGCGGTAATCTAAATGGGAGGCCGCGTGCCTCACCTCCTAGACATTCACCTTTCAGAAGCATTAAACGTGTTGGTCGCTCCAGGTTATGA